A portion of the Streptomyces platensis genome contains these proteins:
- a CDS encoding roadblock/LC7 domain-containing protein — MTIEPRIRDELHTLRDQVRHFQGGMVASVDGMVIAHDLPDIEPDGLAALTAAAIGVAKRLTEATGQGTFEESLTRGATGYIAAYSAGRRAVLTAVASTDTNVGRLHLQARKAAERIGALVDAAPHR; from the coding sequence ATGACGATCGAACCCCGTATACGGGATGAATTGCACACGCTGCGCGATCAAGTGCGCCATTTCCAGGGCGGGATGGTCGCGAGCGTGGACGGCATGGTGATCGCCCACGATCTGCCGGATATCGAACCGGACGGTCTGGCCGCGCTCACCGCCGCCGCGATCGGCGTCGCCAAACGCCTCACCGAGGCGACCGGCCAGGGCACCTTCGAGGAATCCCTGACCCGCGGCGCCACCGGCTACATAGCCGCTTATTCGGCCGGGCGCCGCGCGGTCCTGACGGCCGTGGCCAGCACGGACACCAACGTGGGGCGGCTCCATCTCCAGGCCCGGAAGGCCGCGGAACGCATCGGCGCCCTCGTGGACGCGGCGCCCCACCGATAA